TATATGATCCGCTCTGACTGGCAGCAAGATGTTTCTTTCGCGATCTTGCTGCTTAAGTTAGAGCCTTATTGATTCAATCAACCATCATCCGGTGTGGATTGCCTGATACATTCCGGCAATCAAGGGTTAAACCCGGAGATTAAAAGGGAGGTAGGCCCCTTGTTAGACGTTAATAATTTTGAGTATATGAAAATCGGTCTTGCTTCACCAGACAAGATTCGTTCTTGGTCTCATGGAGAAGTGAAGAAGCCGGAAACAATCAACTATCGTACGTTAAAGCCTGAAAAAGACGGTTTATTCTGTGAGAGAATCTTTGGACCTCAAAAGGACTGGGAATGTCATTGCGGAAAATATAAACGTGTTCGTTATAAAGGCGTAGTCTGTGACCGTTGTGGCGTTGAAGTCACTCGTGCCAAAGTACGTCGTGAACGCATGGGCCATATTGAACTGGCGGCGCCAGTTTCGCATATTTGGTATTTCAAAGGAATCCCTAGCCGTATGGGACTTGTCCTAGATATGTCTCCACGTGCCTTGGAAGAAGTTATTTACTTCGCATCTTACGTAGTAACTGAAACGGGCGATACAACTTTAGAAAAGAAACAGCTTCTTTCCGAAAAGGAATATCGTACATACCGTGAAAAATACGGTAAGAAGTTCCAAGCAGCCATGGGTGCGGAAGCTATTAAAAAACTTTTGCAAGATATAGATACGGAAAAGGAAGTAGAGTCGTTGAAAGAGGAGCTTAAAACAGCTCAAGGACAACGAAGGACCCGTGCCATCAAACGATTGGAAGTGCTTGAAGCATTCCGTAACTCCGGAAATGAACCTTCATGGATGATCCTTGACGTGCTGCCGGTCATTCCGCCGGAACTTCGCCCAATGGTACAACTTGATGGCGGACGTTTCGCTACATCTGATTTAAATGATCTATACCGTCGTGTCATCAACCGTAATAACCGGTTGAAACGACTGCTTGACCTTGGAGCACCAAGCATCATCGTTCAAAACGAGAAGCGTATGCTTCAAGAAGCTGTCGATGCTCTTATCGATAATGGCCGCCGTGGCCGTCCGGTAACAGGACCTGGTAACCGTCCATTAAAATCTTTATCTCACATGTTAAAAGGTAAACAAGGGCGCTTCCGTCAAAACCTTCTTGGAAAACGTGTTGATTACTCTGGCCGTTCGGTTATCGTAGTCGGACCAAACTTAAAGATGTATCAATGTGGTCTTCCTAAGGAAATGGCGATTGAATTATTCAAGCCTTTCGTTATGAAGGAGCTTGTTCAAAGAGGCCTGGCGCATAACATTAAATCCGCCAAGCGTAAAATCGAACGTTTATCTCCTGAAATCTGGGATGTCCTTGAAGAAGTGATTAGAGAGCATCCGGTACTATTGAACCGTGCACCGACACTTCATAGACTTGGAATCCAAGCATTCGAGCCTACCTTGGTCGAAGGTCGCGCCATTCGCTTGCACCCGCTCGTTTGTACAGCCTACAACGCTGACTTTGACGGTGACCAAATGGCAGTTCACGTTCCGCTTTCATCTGAAGCGCAAGCTGAGGCACGTATGCTCATGCTGGCTGCACAGAACATCTTGAACCCTAAAGATGGTAAACCAGTCGTTACACCTTCCCAAGATATGGTTTTAGGTAACTATTACTTGACATTGGAAAGAGAAGGCGCGATTGGCGAGGGTATGATCTTCAAAGATACAAGCGAAGCGTTGCTTGCTTACCAAAACGGGTATGTGCATCTGCATTCACGTTGTGCCGTACATGCATCGTCCCTTAATAATGAAACATTCACTGAAGAGCAAAACGGCCAGTTGCTTATCACGACTGTCGGTAAATTGATTTTCAATGAAATTTTACCAAAATCATTCCCGTATATTAACGAACCAACACGTTATAACCTGGAAACGAAAACTCCGGAAAAATATTTCGTGGAAAAAGGCGCTAATATCCCGGAACTGATTGCGGCTCAACCGGCAATCGATCCATTCAAGAAAAAAATTCTTGGAAATATCATTGCGGAAGTCTTTAAACGCTTCAAGATTACCGAAACATCCAAAATGCTTGACAGGATGAAGGATCTTGGATTCAAATATTCGACAAAAGCCGGTATTACCGTAGGTGTGGCTGATATCGTCGTTTTAAAAGAAAAACAAGAAATCATCACCGAAGCTCAAACTAAAGTGGATAACGTCTTAAAACAATTCAGACGTGGCTTAATCACGGAAGATGAGCGTTATGATCGCGTCATTTCGATCTGGAGTGCTGCAAAGGATACCATTCAGTCCAAGCTTATGGACTCATTGGACCGCCGCAACCCGATCTTCATGATGAGTGACTCCGGTGCCCGTGGTAACGCATCTAACTTCACGCAGCTTGCGGGTATGCGCGGATTGATGGCCAACCCGGCTGGACGGATCATCGAATTACCGATCAAATCAAGTTTCCGTGAAGGTTTAACGGTGTTGGAGTACTTCATCTCTACACATGGTGCGCGTAAAGGTCTTGCCGATACAGCACTTAAAACAGCCGATTCCGGTTACCTTACTCGTCGACTTGTTGACGTTGCCCAAGATGTCATCATCCGTGATGACGATTGTGGTACGGACCGCGGCTTGAAAATTTCAGCCTTGAGAGAAGGTACAGAAATAATCGAGCATCTTGAAGAACGCCTAGTCGGCCGTTATGCAAGAAAAGCGATCAGACATCCTGAAACGAATGAAGTGATCGTAGCTGAAAACGACCTTATCACTGAAGATCTTGCTAACTATATTGAATCTCTAAAAATTGAAACAGCGTGGATTCGCTCTGCCTTTACATGTAACACGAGTCATGGTGTATGTAAAAAATGTTACGGACGCAACTTGGCTACCGGCCAAGAAGTTGAAGTGGGCGAAGCTGTCGGTATCATTGCGGCCCAATCAATTGGAGAACCTGGTACACAGTTAACGATGCGTACATTCCATACTGGTGGGGTTGCAGGAGACGATATCACACAAGGTCTTCCTCGTATCCAAGAGATATTTGAGGCAAGGAACCCTAAAGGTCAAGCTGTCATTTCCGAGATCGAAGGTACGGTCGTTTCTATTAATGAAATCAGGGATAAACAACAGGAAATCGTTGTTCAAGGAGCAGTGGAGTCCCGCACATATACTGCACCGTACACAGCGCGCCTAAGAGTTACTGTTGATACTCCTGTCCGCCGCGGTGAAGAACTGACAGAGGGATCCATCGACCCGAAAGAATTGCTGAAAGTTACCGATGTACTTACTGTTCAGGAATACCTGTTGCATGAAGTGCAGAAAGTATACCGGATGCAGGGGGTTGAAATCGGCGATAAACATATCGAGGTAATGGTTAGACAAATGATGCGTAAAGTCCGTGTGCTTGATGCAGGTGAAACGGAAGTGCTTCCAGGAACATTATTGGACGTAAACCAATTCACGACTGCCAATACAGATGCATTGTTGACTAGCAAATTGCCTGCTACTGGACGCCCTGTGTTATTGGGTATCACTAAAGCATCTCTAGAAACGGATTCATTCTTGTCTGCCGCATCATTCCAAGAAACAACAAGAGTCTTGACTGATGCAGCAATCAAAGGAAAACGTGACGAGTTGCTTGGTCTTAAAGAAAATGTCATCATCGGTAAACTAGTTCCAGCAGGTACGGGTATGCTTCGCTACAGAAAAGCGAACCCTGTCGTTGTTGGTGATGAAAGCACCGAAACAGTGTCTGTGGACTAAGGAATAACGGACCAGCTCAATAATGAAACTGATAACAGTGCTCCCTCAATTCCATGGAGCAGGAGATCAGGCATCATTGAGCTGGTTTCTCTTAATTAAATTTGGTACCTGAGTGCCCATTAGAGATTAAGACTAGGG
This genomic stretch from Peribacillus muralis harbors:
- the rpoC gene encoding DNA-directed RNA polymerase subunit beta' — its product is MLDVNNFEYMKIGLASPDKIRSWSHGEVKKPETINYRTLKPEKDGLFCERIFGPQKDWECHCGKYKRVRYKGVVCDRCGVEVTRAKVRRERMGHIELAAPVSHIWYFKGIPSRMGLVLDMSPRALEEVIYFASYVVTETGDTTLEKKQLLSEKEYRTYREKYGKKFQAAMGAEAIKKLLQDIDTEKEVESLKEELKTAQGQRRTRAIKRLEVLEAFRNSGNEPSWMILDVLPVIPPELRPMVQLDGGRFATSDLNDLYRRVINRNNRLKRLLDLGAPSIIVQNEKRMLQEAVDALIDNGRRGRPVTGPGNRPLKSLSHMLKGKQGRFRQNLLGKRVDYSGRSVIVVGPNLKMYQCGLPKEMAIELFKPFVMKELVQRGLAHNIKSAKRKIERLSPEIWDVLEEVIREHPVLLNRAPTLHRLGIQAFEPTLVEGRAIRLHPLVCTAYNADFDGDQMAVHVPLSSEAQAEARMLMLAAQNILNPKDGKPVVTPSQDMVLGNYYLTLEREGAIGEGMIFKDTSEALLAYQNGYVHLHSRCAVHASSLNNETFTEEQNGQLLITTVGKLIFNEILPKSFPYINEPTRYNLETKTPEKYFVEKGANIPELIAAQPAIDPFKKKILGNIIAEVFKRFKITETSKMLDRMKDLGFKYSTKAGITVGVADIVVLKEKQEIITEAQTKVDNVLKQFRRGLITEDERYDRVISIWSAAKDTIQSKLMDSLDRRNPIFMMSDSGARGNASNFTQLAGMRGLMANPAGRIIELPIKSSFREGLTVLEYFISTHGARKGLADTALKTADSGYLTRRLVDVAQDVIIRDDDCGTDRGLKISALREGTEIIEHLEERLVGRYARKAIRHPETNEVIVAENDLITEDLANYIESLKIETAWIRSAFTCNTSHGVCKKCYGRNLATGQEVEVGEAVGIIAAQSIGEPGTQLTMRTFHTGGVAGDDITQGLPRIQEIFEARNPKGQAVISEIEGTVVSINEIRDKQQEIVVQGAVESRTYTAPYTARLRVTVDTPVRRGEELTEGSIDPKELLKVTDVLTVQEYLLHEVQKVYRMQGVEIGDKHIEVMVRQMMRKVRVLDAGETEVLPGTLLDVNQFTTANTDALLTSKLPATGRPVLLGITKASLETDSFLSAASFQETTRVLTDAAIKGKRDELLGLKENVIIGKLVPAGTGMLRYRKANPVVVGDESTETVSVD